GGGCCCAACGGGGCATGGCCATCTTCGACATCGACGTACAGGGCGGGCTTGCGATCAAGCGCAAGCACTCCGACACGGTCTGTGTCTTCGTGGTGCCGCCCTCCTTGGAAGAGCTGGAGCGGCGGCTGCGCGAGCGCGGGACCGACGCCGAGGACACCATTCGTCGTCGGCTGTTGGCGGCTCGCTCGGAGATCGAGCGGGGAATCGCCTCGTACGACTACATCATCGTGAACGACAACTTCGACCGGGCTTATGCGGATCTCCACTCGGTGGTGGTCGCCGAGCGCTGTCGGCAGGGCAGGGTGGATCTCTCCAGGCTCCGCTTGGATCGCTCCGTCCCCTGAGGTCCTCTCCTCGGACTGGTTGAACCAGCAAGTTCCTCGAGGAGGAGTCGTTTGGGAGAGCGCAAGCAACGGTTGGGGAAAAGAGCTTGCGTCGGCGGATCGCTTGGTGGATAAGGCCCCTCACCTCGCGGCCGGGTGTCAGGCAACTGACAGTTGGCGGGAGGGGACGTACTCGTTACTTGACTGGCAACAGCGGGTGACGGGCGGGAACGACGGCTCGGTTGAAAGAGCAGTTGACTCTCGGCAGGGCGGGGCGATAGAAGCCGCGCCCCCACGGACGGAAAGGCGAAGCCGCACTGGCGGTGGAGACCTCCGGCCGAAGCAGACAGAGCGAAATAAGAAGTCGACGAAGCAAGTTGACTCGAAACGCGGTGGTGATAGATGCCACCTCCCCCAAGCCGAAGAAGTCGCGCAGGCGACAAGAAGCGGCGGGCGGGAAAAAACGAGTCGACGAAGCGAGTTGACAAGAGGGGCAGGGAAGCAGTAAGTTCCGCCTCCCTTCGACAGAGAAGAAAAATTCTCTTCGCGGTGAACCGAAAAAGCGAAGCGGCAACGGCCGCTTGACAGCGAAAACGGTTCAGAATACAACAGCCGCCCCGCTGGTTGAAGGCGGTGGGGCCGCGAGGTCGAGTGGAACAGTAGCACAGCAGGACAGCCGGACACA
The DNA window shown above is from Cystobacter fuscus DSM 2262 and carries:
- the gmk gene encoding guanylate kinase; its protein translation is MNEPTVFPPGLLLVLSAPSGTGKTTLARRLLNEVPNALFSISVTTRQPRGREQNGVDYHFVDVSSFQDRIERGDFVEWAEVYGHFYGSPQSVVDEARAQRGMAIFDIDVQGGLAIKRKHSDTVCVFVVPPSLEELERRLRERGTDAEDTIRRRLLAARSEIERGIASYDYIIVNDNFDRAYADLHSVVVAERCRQGRVDLSRLRLDRSVP